A single window of Cataglyphis hispanica isolate Lineage 1 chromosome 2, ULB_Chis1_1.0, whole genome shotgun sequence DNA harbors:
- the LOC126858969 gene encoding somatostatin receptor type 2-like yields MMNTTDMMDYVQNSSYNSTHNDMGQNCEAELPIIALVNQILYSIVCIVGLLGNTLVIYVVLRFSKMQTVTNMYIVNLAIADECFLIGIPFLVTTISLRSWIFGKIMCKAYMTTTSINQFTSSIFLFIMSADRYIAVCHPISSPKMRTPFISRVVSLTAWATSALFMVPVFLYANAMESPEGVVSCNIYWPNDRGGQTSFTLYTLILGFAVPLVLILIFYFLVIKKLRTVGPKNKSKEKKRSHRKVTKLVLTVITVYVFCWLPYWVTQVALIYTPPKQCQTSITITSFLLAGFLSYSNSAMNPILYAFLSDNFKKSFLKACTCAAGKDVNAALHIENSVFPRRNKTNVDRLQSNRLVTSGHSRIELEDEDAERGLLISKTSTTTVTMTSRSNITISSEPRDLAQRDKDLIKNGAQLTLLTQV; encoded by the coding sequence ATGATGAATACAACGGACATGATGGATTACGTTCAAAATTCAAGTTACAACTCAACGCACAACGATATGGGGCAGAATTGCGAGGCTGAATTGCCAATCATCGCCCTGGTCAATCAGATTCTCTACTCTATCGTCTGCATTGTCGGACTTCTCGGGAACACTTTGGTCATTTACGTCGTCCTACGCTTCTCGAAGATGCAAACAGTGACGAACATGTACATCGTAAACTTGGCGATCGCGGACGAGTGTTTCCTCATAGGTATACCATTCTTAGTGACGACGATCAGTTTGCGTAGCTGGATCTTCGGCAAGATCATGTGCAAAGCATACATGACCACGACAAGTATTAATCAGTTCACTAGCAGCATCTTTCTATTCATTATGAGCGCGGATCGTTACATTGCCGTGTGCCACCCGATATCATCCCCGAAGATGCGTACGCCGTTCATTTCCAGAGTGGTCTCGCTTACCGCCTGGGCCACCAGCGCTCTCTTCATGGTCCCAGTATTTCTTTACGCGAACGCCATGGAATCTCCGGAAGGTGTTGTCAGTTGTAATATTTACTGGCCCAACGATCGCGGCGGCCAGACTTCTTTCACCCTTTACACTCTCATCCTAGGCTTCGCCGTTCCTCTGGTTCTCATACTGATCTTTTACTTCCTCGTGATCAAAAAGCTACGCACGGTGGGGCCGAAAAACAAATCGAAGGAAAAGAAACGATCGCACCGAAAGGTCACCAAGCTGGTGCTAACAGTGATCACTGTGTATGTATTCTGCTGGTTACCCTACTGGGTCACTCAAGTGGCGCTGATATATACCCCGCCGAAGCAATGTCAGACTAGCATCACCATTACTAGCTTCCTCCTAGCTGGTTTTCTCAGCTACAGCAACAGTGCAATGAATCCAATTCTGTACGCTTTCCTGAGCGATAATTTCAAGAAGAGTTTCCTGAAGGCGTGCACCTGTGCGGCTGGCAAGGATGTGAACGCGGCGTTGCACATCGAGAACAGTGTGTTCCCAAGAAGAAACAAGACCAACGTCGATAGACTCCAATCTAACCGGTTGGTCACCTCCGGACACTCTAGGATAGAACTCGAGGACGAAGATGCGGAAAGAGGTTTGCTCATCAGCAAAACCTCTACCACCACAGTGACCATGACCTCGCGATCGAACATCACAATTAGCAGCGAGCCTAGAGACCTGGCGCAGAGGGATaaggatttaattaaaaacggtGCACAATTAACTTTATTGACGCAGGTTTAA